One segment of Polaribacter huanghezhanensis DNA contains the following:
- a CDS encoding NAD(P)/FAD-dependent oxidoreductase — MVKEVQLRIQLKEEKITDILLKKAAHHLNIKPSTISGVKILRKSIDARKPQIYFNYKVAIYINEPLPETSEYQFEYKDVSTAKEVHIIGFGPAGMYAALRCIELGFKPIVLERGKNVQDRRRDLKAINQDHFVNEDSNYCFGEGGAGTYSDGKLYTRSLKRGDVRRIFENLVFHGATEQILADAHPHIGTNKLPKIIEAIRETILSHGGEIHFEARVTDFIIKNNKIKAIQLLNGAEMTVNSVILATGHSARDIYELLHKKDIAIKAKSFAMGVRVEHPQHIIDAIQYHCDGKRDELLPAAAYSLVQQVNERGVYSFCMCPGGFIVPAATANGEVVVNGMSPSRRNNLYANSGIVVELNIDKDFAKYEKFGPLKGLEFQKDLERLAFTSGGRSQTAPAQRLTDFVEGNLSADLNSTSYQPGLKSAPLHSLLPKIIGSRLRKGFEAFGQKMHGYYTSEANIVGVESRTSSPVNIPRKDNLEHPEIEGLFPCGEGGGYAGGIVSAAMDGERCAEAAVANL, encoded by the coding sequence ATGGTAAAAGAGGTACAATTACGTATTCAGTTAAAAGAAGAAAAGATTACAGATATTCTGCTTAAAAAAGCAGCGCACCATTTAAACATCAAACCTTCTACTATTTCTGGCGTAAAAATTTTACGGAAATCTATTGATGCTCGTAAACCACAAATTTACTTTAATTATAAAGTTGCTATTTACATCAACGAGCCTTTACCTGAAACTTCTGAATATCAGTTTGAATACAAAGATGTTTCTACCGCAAAAGAAGTTCACATTATTGGTTTTGGCCCAGCAGGAATGTACGCTGCGTTGCGTTGTATAGAACTAGGTTTTAAACCTATTGTGTTAGAACGCGGAAAAAATGTGCAAGACAGACGTAGAGATTTAAAAGCAATTAATCAAGATCATTTTGTAAATGAAGATTCTAATTATTGTTTTGGTGAAGGCGGCGCTGGAACCTATTCTGACGGAAAATTATACACCAGAAGTTTAAAACGTGGCGATGTTCGTAGAATTTTCGAAAACTTGGTTTTTCATGGAGCAACCGAACAAATTTTAGCAGATGCGCATCCGCATATTGGTACTAATAAATTACCCAAAATTATTGAGGCTATTCGGGAGACTATTTTGTCTCACGGAGGAGAAATCCATTTTGAAGCTAGAGTCACAGATTTTATCATCAAGAACAATAAAATTAAAGCAATTCAATTGCTAAATGGAGCAGAAATGACTGTGAATTCAGTGATTTTAGCAACAGGACATTCGGCAAGAGATATTTACGAATTGTTACATAAAAAAGACATTGCAATCAAAGCAAAATCGTTTGCAATGGGCGTTCGTGTAGAGCATCCGCAACATATTATTGATGCTATTCAATATCATTGTGACGGAAAACGCGACGAATTATTACCTGCTGCAGCATATAGTTTAGTTCAGCAAGTAAACGAACGCGGTGTGTATTCTTTCTGTATGTGTCCTGGCGGATTTATCGTTCCGGCAGCAACCGCAAATGGCGAAGTTGTCGTCAACGGAATGTCGCCAAGCAGACGAAACAATTTATATGCAAATTCTGGAATTGTTGTTGAGTTAAACATCGACAAAGATTTTGCGAAATACGAAAAATTTGGCCCTTTAAAAGGATTGGAATTTCAAAAAGATTTAGAGCGATTAGCGTTTACCTCTGGCGGAAGAAGTCAAACTGCACCAGCACAACGATTGACAGATTTTGTAGAAGGAAATTTATCTGCAGATTTAAATTCAACTTCGTATCAACCAGGCTTAAAATCTGCTCCATTACACTCTTTATTGCCAAAAATAATTGGTAGTAGATTGCGAAAAGGCTTTGAAGCATTCGGACAAAAAATGCACGGATATTATACCTCTGAAGCAAATATTGTTGGTGTAGAATCTAGAACTTCATCTCCCGTAAACATTCCAAGAAAAGACAATTTAGAACATCCAGAAATAGAAGGATTATTTCCTTGCGGAGAAGGCGGTGGTTATGCTGGCGGAATCGTTTCTGCCGCAATGGACGGAGAACGATGTGCGGAAGCTGCAGTTGCCAATTTATAG
- a CDS encoding YqaA family protein, with protein MTKRKKVRKKSKTKLLHQYYSYTGFYGFVGKSLRKAIIPIALVVVGLILFNKYIYNINDGLQHMTETFSTFGVLSVFFISESFLGLIPPEIFIAWSKKTADPIITLAILATLSYSGGIISFFIGKAALKIEKVKNFLEIKMAKQLRNTSKWGGFLIVVGALLPIPFSITCMAGGLIKYPLKGVVLFGLFRFARFAVYALAIFHLVD; from the coding sequence ATGACTAAAAGAAAGAAAGTTCGAAAAAAATCGAAAACCAAATTATTACATCAGTATTATTCGTATACTGGCTTTTATGGATTTGTTGGCAAAAGCTTACGTAAAGCAATTATTCCTATTGCTTTAGTAGTTGTTGGCTTGATTTTGTTTAACAAATACATATACAACATCAACGATGGTTTGCAACACATGACCGAAACATTTTCTACATTTGGGGTGTTATCGGTTTTCTTTATTTCTGAATCTTTTTTAGGGTTAATTCCACCTGAAATTTTTATTGCTTGGTCTAAAAAAACAGCTGATCCAATTATCACTTTAGCTATTTTAGCAACTTTATCGTATAGCGGAGGAATCATTTCCTTTTTTATTGGAAAAGCTGCATTAAAAATCGAAAAAGTGAAAAATTTCTTAGAAATAAAAATGGCAAAACAATTGAGAAATACCAGTAAATGGGGCGGATTCTTAATTGTTGTTGGCGCTTTATTACCTATTCCGTTTTCTATAACTTGTATGGCCGGCGGATTGATAAAATATCCATTAAAAGGCGTTGTATTATTTGGATTGTTCCGTTTTGCTCGTTTTGCGGTGTATGCATTGGCAATCTTTCATTTGGTTGATTAG
- a CDS encoding DUF1456 family protein, producing the protein MGLTNNDIFKKLRVAHKLRDTDIIDICKLVDFKVSKGELGAFFRNEEHPKYMECGDQILRNFLNGLIIHLRGPMPAKGEKPQLKNKPNDSKKAF; encoded by the coding sequence ATGGGATTAACAAACAACGATATTTTTAAGAAATTACGTGTAGCACACAAGTTGCGAGACACTGATATTATTGACATTTGTAAATTGGTAGATTTTAAAGTTTCTAAAGGCGAATTGGGTGCTTTTTTTAGAAATGAAGAACATCCAAAATACATGGAATGTGGCGATCAAATATTACGAAATTTTTTAAACGGATTAATTATTCATTTACGTGGACCAATGCCTGCAAAAGGAGAAAAACCTCAACTAAAAAACAAACCTAATGACAGTAAAAAAGCCTTTTAA
- a CDS encoding TlpA family protein disulfide reductase, producing the protein MLIDFWGIWCGPCVAEMPKVKEYSKKYADKLTVLGINSGDTKERIKDFIQKNNYTWQQVMSGKDSDDLVLKFNVVGFPTKFIIDPEGKILHRYIESGEKAFIDLDNLLK; encoded by the coding sequence GTGTTAATTGATTTCTGGGGAATTTGGTGTGGACCTTGTGTTGCAGAAATGCCTAAAGTAAAAGAATACAGTAAAAAATATGCTGATAAATTAACCGTTTTAGGAATTAACAGCGGAGATACCAAAGAAAGAATTAAAGATTTTATTCAAAAAAATAATTATACTTGGCAACAAGTGATGTCCGGAAAAGATAGCGATGACTTGGTATTAAAATTTAATGTTGTTGGTTTCCCAACTAAGTTTATTATAGATCCTGAAGGAAAAATATTACATCGTTATATAGAAAGTGGAGAAAAAGCTTTTATTGATCTAGACAACTTACTCAAATAA
- a CDS encoding response regulator, whose product MSDFSKTRIELVFNLSILTTVITIIWFFVARTIGLPELSNYLGLTTILFIASAIISKYGNLTAARVIYMLALNLSVSLTASFIGKGGSVEFVLMFAIGLPFIFFSFRREKFYVALFTILPVILWILLHVTDFKLFTDKQMDPEMAINIVYPFSVISTIVLVTFQLIYFSLLNARYYSKIHNKREEAIEASNAKSQFLSTMSHEIRTPLNAIIGLSYILGDTNPRPDQEQNIEALNYSGKILLNLLNNVLDYSKMESTTIELDLIPTNISEAIKQIKKIHEASCLRKGITLDLEVDENLPIVWLDIVRFNQVINNLVSNAIKFTEKGGVKLMIKKQSESDDKIVLHTEVKDTGIGLTEEQQEKIWDAFTQASSSTNRLYGGTGLGLSIVKSIITAMDSNVTIKSTPGKGSRFYFDIELKVSSKNELEKQTQKKEHDFKGKKILLVEDNLINVMVGKQILEKEELEVDVANDGEIAVSMVKENKYDAILMDIQMPIMDGYTASKEIRKFNTTVPILALSASVFAEVKSKIEDSGMDGFVYKPFKPEDLLNKIEEMIYK is encoded by the coding sequence ATGTCAGATTTTTCCAAAACAAGAATAGAATTAGTCTTTAATCTTTCGATTTTAACAACAGTAATTACAATTATTTGGTTTTTTGTTGCAAGAACAATTGGACTGCCTGAATTAAGCAATTACCTCGGTCTTACAACAATCCTTTTTATTGCCTCAGCTATCATATCTAAATATGGCAACCTAACAGCTGCTAGAGTAATTTACATGCTTGCCTTAAACTTAAGCGTGTCTTTAACAGCCTCTTTTATAGGAAAAGGAGGTAGTGTAGAATTTGTACTAATGTTTGCCATTGGGTTACCATTTATCTTTTTTTCCTTTAGAAGAGAAAAATTTTATGTAGCTCTCTTTACCATACTACCAGTAATACTTTGGATACTTTTACACGTTACCGACTTCAAACTATTTACAGACAAACAAATGGATCCTGAAATGGCAATAAATATTGTGTATCCATTTTCAGTAATTAGCACCATCGTTTTAGTAACCTTTCAACTGATTTATTTTTCTTTATTAAATGCTCGTTATTATTCTAAAATCCACAATAAAAGAGAAGAAGCTATTGAAGCATCTAATGCTAAATCTCAGTTTTTAAGTACGATGAGTCATGAAATTAGAACTCCTTTAAATGCTATTATTGGATTGTCTTATATATTAGGTGACACAAATCCACGTCCAGATCAAGAACAAAATATTGAAGCCCTTAACTACTCTGGTAAAATTTTACTAAATCTATTAAACAATGTATTAGATTATAGCAAAATGGAATCAACAACGATAGAACTAGACCTTATACCTACAAACATATCTGAAGCAATAAAACAAATCAAAAAAATACATGAAGCTAGCTGTTTAAGAAAAGGAATTACCTTAGATCTAGAAGTTGATGAAAACCTACCAATAGTTTGGTTAGACATAGTACGCTTTAATCAAGTAATTAACAATCTTGTTTCGAACGCAATTAAATTTACAGAAAAAGGCGGAGTCAAATTAATGATAAAAAAACAATCAGAATCTGACGATAAAATTGTGTTACATACAGAAGTAAAAGATACCGGTATTGGATTGACAGAAGAACAACAAGAAAAAATATGGGATGCTTTTACACAAGCATCAAGCAGCACGAATCGTTTGTATGGTGGAACTGGACTAGGACTTTCTATTGTGAAAAGTATCATAACAGCAATGGATTCTAACGTAACAATTAAAAGTACTCCAGGCAAAGGAAGTCGTTTTTATTTTGATATAGAATTAAAAGTATCATCTAAAAACGAACTTGAAAAACAAACTCAAAAAAAGGAACACGACTTTAAAGGTAAAAAAATTCTATTAGTAGAAGACAACCTTATAAATGTAATGGTTGGTAAACAAATCTTAGAAAAAGAAGAATTAGAGGTAGATGTAGCAAACGATGGAGAAATAGCTGTAAGCATGGTAAAAGAAAATAAATACGATGCTATTTTAATGGACATTCAAATGCCGATAATGGATGGCTATACTGCTTCTAAAGAAATAAGGAAATTTAACACTACAGTTCCTATTTTAGCCCTTTCTGCTTCTGTTTTTGCTGAAGTAAAAAGTAAAATCGAAGATAGCGGGATGGATGGATTTGTGTATAAACCTTTTAAACCTGAAGATCTTTTAAATAAAATTGAAGAAATGATTTATAAATAA
- a CDS encoding penicillin acylase family protein produces MRIVFLFVVLLLASCAKKPEPVEISAIKIARDIYGVPHIFAKTDAEVAYGLAWAQCEDQFITLQELMAACKGMLGEIKGKEGLVADFGIKFMGLQEIAKANYERDVTGKFKTYLESFVAGVNAYAKLHPEEVQLDDLFPITGQDVIVGYLLGNLEVSHAGQDLAKIMNGTILKDLNSDVPKGSNGIAISKRKTKDNKTYLAINSHQPLEGWYSWYEAHLVSEEGMNILGGTFAGGICIFHGANEDLAWAHTVNHADFSDVYQLEMNPENNNQYKFDGKWLELKEKKYTSWFKLAGPIKFPISKTIYESKYGPTFKTEQGVFAWSFVVGRSIKMAEQWYEMNKAKNFNEFKKAIAMRGISTLNFVYADKEDNIYFLSNGGFPNRNPKYDWSGILPGNTSETLWGTETVPVDSLPQVLNPKDGWVFNTNNTPYSATDSVSNFKETSLNKLMGYQSKGLENNRSSRFLELISQYDSLSYTDFKRIKYDNQYPSKMTTPKAINLEDLMHLDTSKYPDIADAIAQLTNWNRKSDLENTTAPLFIITWLEIDRIRTEAGRNIRYGTITEEDCVAGIREAKKELLEKYGTLKVPLKKVQRLIRGDVNLPMAGMPDVLAAIYSKEMKDVTYKAFAGESYIELVRFGKNGVEIESVNTYGSSEKPESKYYTSEMKLFATQQLKKMTLNKEEVLKNAVRIYSPMGIKK; encoded by the coding sequence ATGAGAATTGTATTTCTTTTTGTTGTCTTGCTGTTGGCAAGTTGTGCTAAAAAACCAGAACCTGTAGAAATCTCTGCAATTAAAATTGCTAGAGATATATATGGTGTTCCGCATATTTTTGCAAAAACAGATGCAGAAGTTGCCTATGGTTTGGCTTGGGCGCAATGCGAAGATCAATTTATTACGTTGCAAGAATTGATGGCGGCTTGTAAAGGAATGTTAGGTGAAATAAAAGGAAAAGAAGGTTTGGTTGCAGATTTCGGAATCAAATTTATGGGATTGCAAGAAATTGCAAAAGCCAATTACGAACGAGATGTAACCGGAAAATTTAAAACCTATTTAGAAAGTTTTGTTGCTGGCGTAAATGCCTACGCAAAATTACATCCAGAGGAAGTGCAATTAGATGATTTGTTTCCAATAACTGGGCAAGATGTAATTGTTGGTTATTTATTAGGGAATTTAGAAGTGTCGCATGCCGGACAAGATTTGGCGAAAATAATGAACGGAACCATTTTAAAAGACTTAAATTCTGATGTGCCAAAAGGCTCCAATGGAATTGCCATTTCTAAACGAAAAACAAAAGACAACAAAACGTATTTGGCAATCAATTCGCATCAACCATTAGAAGGTTGGTATTCTTGGTACGAAGCGCATTTAGTTAGCGAAGAAGGAATGAATATTTTAGGTGGAACTTTTGCGGGTGGAATTTGCATTTTTCATGGAGCAAATGAAGATTTAGCCTGGGCGCATACGGTAAATCATGCAGATTTTTCGGATGTGTATCAATTAGAAATGAATCCAGAAAACAACAATCAATACAAATTCGATGGAAAATGGTTAGAGCTGAAAGAAAAGAAATATACGTCTTGGTTTAAATTAGCTGGACCTATAAAATTTCCGATTAGCAAAACGATTTACGAAAGTAAATACGGACCCACTTTTAAAACAGAACAAGGTGTTTTTGCATGGAGTTTTGTAGTTGGTCGTTCTATAAAAATGGCAGAGCAGTGGTACGAAATGAACAAAGCTAAAAACTTTAACGAGTTTAAAAAGGCCATTGCAATGCGCGGAATTTCTACATTGAATTTTGTGTACGCAGATAAAGAAGACAATATTTATTTTTTAAGCAATGGCGGTTTTCCAAATCGAAATCCAAAATACGATTGGAGCGGAATTTTACCAGGAAATACTTCAGAAACCTTGTGGGGAACAGAAACAGTTCCAGTAGATAGTTTGCCACAAGTGTTAAATCCTAAAGATGGTTGGGTCTTTAACACCAATAACACTCCGTATTCTGCAACAGATTCAGTATCAAATTTTAAAGAAACGAGTTTAAATAAATTAATGGGGTACCAATCTAAAGGATTAGAAAATAATAGAAGTTCTCGATTTTTAGAATTGATTTCTCAATACGATTCGTTGTCGTACACCGATTTTAAACGGATAAAATACGACAATCAATATCCGTCAAAAATGACGACTCCAAAAGCAATCAATTTAGAAGATTTAATGCATTTAGATACTTCTAAATATCCAGATATTGCTGATGCAATTGCACAATTAACCAACTGGAATCGAAAATCTGATTTAGAAAATACAACGGCGCCATTGTTTATCATCACTTGGTTAGAAATTGATAGAATTAGAACAGAAGCAGGAAGAAATATTCGTTATGGAACCATCACAGAAGAAGATTGTGTAGCTGGAATTAGGGAAGCAAAAAAGGAATTGTTAGAAAAATACGGAACTTTAAAAGTTCCATTAAAAAAAGTACAACGTTTAATTCGTGGAGATGTAAATTTACCAATGGCAGGAATGCCAGATGTGTTGGCGGCAATTTATAGCAAAGAAATGAAAGACGTAACGTACAAAGCTTTTGCGGGAGAATCGTATATAGAATTAGTTCGGTTTGGAAAAAATGGAGTAGAGATAGAAAGTGTAAATACGTACGGTTCATCAGAAAAACCTGAAAGTAAGTACTACACATCAGAAATGAAATTATTTGCTACACAGCAACTTAAAAAAATGACCTTAAATAAAGAAGAGGTTTTAAAAAATGCAGTACGAATTTATTCTCCGATGGGAATAAAAAAATAA
- a CDS encoding Crp/Fnr family transcriptional regulator produces the protein MYDKLINHIRQNVPGTSIEKQIIGQYFTPKLFEKKEHFLKQGYICKFAGFVIEGCYRNYMLSTEGKEVNTGFGFENWWLGDVSSFVNQTPSLINTQFLENTTLLTITAKNHLDLLNKSKCFREYTAKLRSKATMASVLKLSGLSESARTRYKVLLEKYPKIQQRVSQKQIASFLQITPEALSRLRKFEIL, from the coding sequence ATGTACGATAAGCTAATTAATCATATCCGACAAAATGTTCCTGGCACCAGCATTGAGAAGCAAATTATTGGACAATATTTTACGCCAAAGCTTTTTGAGAAAAAAGAACATTTCTTAAAGCAAGGCTACATTTGCAAATTTGCCGGTTTTGTCATAGAAGGCTGCTATAGAAATTACATGCTTTCTACCGAAGGTAAAGAAGTGAATACCGGGTTTGGTTTTGAAAATTGGTGGCTTGGTGATGTTAGTAGCTTTGTAAACCAAACACCTTCGCTGATTAATACACAATTTCTAGAAAACACTACGTTGCTAACAATTACAGCGAAGAACCATTTAGATTTATTAAACAAATCTAAGTGCTTTAGAGAATACACGGCTAAGTTACGTTCAAAAGCAACGATGGCTTCAGTATTAAAACTTTCCGGATTATCTGAATCTGCTAGAACCCGTTATAAAGTATTGCTTGAAAAATATCCGAAAATTCAACAAAGGGTCTCACAAAAACAAATTGCTTCATTTCTCCAAATCACCCCAGAGGCACTCAGCCGTTTAAGAAAGTTCGAAATTTTATAA
- a CDS encoding methyltransferase, with protein sequence METVTKKQVDPSKIMQVGMGFFASKTMLTAVNMGLFTHLAKANLTGQSIKEKLGLHNRGLYDFLDTLVALGFLKRTGIKETAVYSNAEDADLFLDKNKPSYIGGMLEMANNRLYPFWNNLEEGLKTGKPQNETKSGDAPIFEALYADQSKLREFLKAMGGIQMGNFMMFSKVFDFTKYHTLCDAGGAGGYLATQVALNNPHMRCITFDLPAVEPVAREHINAMGLSDRVAAQSGDFLTEDLPKADVITMGNVLHDWGTKEKKILIKKAYDALSQGGALVVIENIIDDNRSENAFGLMMSLNMNIETPEGFDFSAADFNDWAKECGFTQTSVIPLTGPSSAVIAIK encoded by the coding sequence ATGGAAACAGTAACAAAAAAACAAGTAGACCCTTCCAAAATAATGCAAGTTGGTATGGGATTTTTTGCGTCTAAAACAATGCTAACCGCAGTAAACATGGGATTGTTCACGCATTTGGCAAAAGCAAATTTAACTGGGCAATCCATCAAAGAAAAATTAGGTCTACACAATCGCGGTCTTTATGATTTCTTAGATACATTGGTTGCTTTAGGCTTTTTGAAAAGAACAGGAATAAAGGAAACTGCTGTCTATAGTAATGCCGAGGATGCGGATCTATTTCTCGATAAAAATAAACCAAGCTACATTGGTGGAATGCTTGAAATGGCAAATAATCGTTTATATCCTTTTTGGAATAACCTGGAAGAAGGTCTAAAAACAGGGAAACCTCAAAATGAAACCAAATCAGGTGACGCTCCCATTTTTGAAGCGCTCTATGCAGATCAGTCAAAATTGAGAGAATTTTTAAAAGCCATGGGGGGTATCCAAATGGGCAATTTCATGATGTTTTCCAAAGTGTTTGATTTTACCAAATACCATACCCTTTGTGATGCAGGAGGTGCAGGCGGATATCTTGCCACACAAGTAGCCCTGAATAATCCACATATGCGCTGTATTACTTTTGACCTGCCCGCGGTAGAACCTGTTGCCAGAGAACATATTAATGCAATGGGATTAAGTGATCGGGTAGCTGCACAATCAGGTGATTTTTTAACCGAAGACCTTCCTAAAGCTGATGTTATTACCATGGGAAATGTGCTGCATGATTGGGGAACAAAAGAAAAGAAAATACTCATCAAAAAAGCATATGATGCATTATCACAAGGCGGAGCATTGGTTGTTATTGAAAACATTATTGATGACAATAGAAGTGAAAATGCTTTTGGTCTAATGATGTCATTAAATATGAATATAGAAACCCCCGAAGGGTTCGACTTTTCTGCAGCAGATTTTAATGATTGGGCAAAGGAATGTGGTTTTACACAAACATCCGTAATACCATTGACTGGGCCATCAAGTGCAGTAATAGCTATAAAGTAA
- a CDS encoding DoxX family membrane protein, translating into MNSNVHVVKNILKYTFGLVPIVAGLDKFTNILTNWSQYVSDGFAGMIPFEPSTFMMIVGVIEIVAGVLVLTKTKLGAYVVSAWLTAIALTLIFSWSYVDVAVRDLVMAIAAFSLAKLSETNFSTN; encoded by the coding sequence ATGAATTCAAATGTACATGTAGTAAAAAACATTTTAAAATACACTTTTGGTTTAGTGCCAATTGTTGCAGGATTAGACAAATTCACGAATATTTTAACCAATTGGAGTCAATATGTTTCTGATGGTTTTGCAGGAATGATTCCTTTTGAACCTTCTACATTTATGATGATAGTTGGAGTTATAGAAATTGTTGCAGGTGTTCTTGTTTTAACAAAAACAAAGTTAGGAGCTTATGTGGTTTCTGCTTGGTTAACAGCTATTGCGTTGACGTTAATTTTTAGTTGGAGTTATGTAGATGTTGCTGTGCGAGATTTGGTGATGGCGATTGCAGCTTTTTCATTAGCAAAATTATCTGAAACTAATTTTAGCACAAATTAA
- a CDS encoding RNA polymerase sigma factor, whose product MEAIHINDFNNHRINETEVIKRILGGEKELYEILVRRNNQKLYRAIRSYLKEEVEIEDIMQNSYLKAFTKLYQFKLESSFSTWLIRIGINESLARLKEKGKLYHLNQQSDNLKSTIILEIPDNKQLNPQDKMIRNEAKQLLENAIENLDLKYKAVYILREVEEMSLKEIAVVLDLTVANVKIRLYRSKEMLKNKLYEVTNDKNIFAFGFSRCDSITESVMKLII is encoded by the coding sequence ATGGAAGCAATACATATCAATGATTTTAACAATCATAGAATAAATGAAACAGAAGTGATAAAGCGTATTCTGGGTGGCGAAAAAGAACTGTACGAAATTTTGGTAAGACGAAACAATCAAAAATTGTATCGCGCAATTCGCAGTTATTTAAAAGAAGAAGTCGAAATTGAAGATATCATGCAAAATAGTTACTTAAAAGCTTTTACTAAATTATATCAATTTAAATTAGAATCCTCTTTTTCTACTTGGCTTATTCGCATCGGAATAAATGAATCTCTAGCTAGGTTAAAAGAAAAAGGGAAATTATATCATTTAAACCAACAATCAGACAATTTAAAAAGCACTATTATTTTAGAAATTCCAGATAACAAACAATTAAATCCGCAGGACAAAATGATACGGAATGAAGCAAAACAATTACTAGAAAACGCTATCGAGAATTTGGATTTAAAGTACAAAGCGGTTTATATTTTAAGAGAAGTCGAAGAAATGAGTCTTAAAGAAATTGCTGTTGTTTTAGATTTAACCGTTGCCAATGTAAAAATACGTTTATATCGTTCAAAAGAAATGCTAAAAAATAAATTATATGAAGTTACAAATGATAAAAATATTTTTGCCTTTGGTTTTAGTAGATGCGATAGCATTACTGAAAGTGTAATGAAATTGATCATCTAA
- the trmD gene encoding tRNA (guanosine(37)-N1)-methyltransferase TrmD: MRIDIITVSPELIQSPFDYSIIKRARDKGLVAVHFHNLRDYGLGNYRQIDDTQFGGGAGMVLMLEPIDACISKLKSERTYNEVIYMTPDAKTLNQQTANTLSLQENIIILTGHYKGVDQRVRDLFITKEISIGDYVLSGGELAAAVLCDAIIRLIPGAIGDEQSALTDSFQDNLLSPPVYTRPSEYKGLKVPEVLLSGNFPKIDAWRTEKAYERTEQIRPDLLDEPL; the protein is encoded by the coding sequence ATGCGTATAGATATTATTACAGTGTCTCCAGAATTGATACAAAGTCCGTTTGACTATTCTATCATAAAAAGAGCAAGAGATAAAGGTTTGGTTGCTGTTCATTTTCATAATTTACGTGACTATGGCTTGGGCAATTACAGACAAATAGACGATACACAATTTGGCGGCGGCGCAGGAATGGTGTTGATGTTAGAACCAATTGATGCTTGTATTTCTAAATTAAAATCTGAGCGCACTTACAATGAAGTCATCTACATGACACCAGATGCAAAAACACTCAATCAGCAAACCGCAAACACACTTTCTTTACAAGAAAATATCATCATTTTAACCGGGCACTATAAAGGTGTAGATCAACGTGTTAGAGATTTATTTATCACCAAAGAAATTTCTATTGGCGATTATGTGTTGAGCGGTGGCGAATTGGCTGCTGCAGTTTTGTGTGATGCAATTATTAGATTAATTCCTGGGGCAATTGGCGATGAACAATCTGCATTGACAGATTCTTTTCAAGACAATTTATTATCTCCGCCGGTGTATACACGTCCGTCAGAATACAAAGGATTAAAAGTTCCAGAAGTTTTATTGTCTGGTAATTTTCCGAAAATTGATGCTTGGCGAACAGAAAAAGCCTACGAAAGAACCGAACAAATAAGACCAGATTTACTTGATGAACCCTTATAA